The Sorangiineae bacterium MSr11367 genome window below encodes:
- a CDS encoding helix-turn-helix domain-containing protein, which translates to MPSRRVLLAVSDDVPIFEVAIPCEVFGRPRLDIMNPWYELRVCARVPGRTRTGAGFVAGTTYGLGEVAKARKTDTLIVPACADVLESSPPDLVDAVRKAHARGARIVSLCTGAFVLAEAGLLDGRRATVHWLYADILAKRYPKVSVDPSVLYVDDGDVLTSAGVAAGLDLCLHLVRLDFGARIANVLARRLVISPHRPGGQAQYLQTPLPKTDDEGLAPLLHWTLRHLDRPLTIADLAKRQHLTPRTLIRHFRAATGMPPLKWLLAQRVQKACSLLESTRETPARIAELCGLGGEANLRHHFARIMGVPPTEYRRTFERASA; encoded by the coding sequence ATGCCTTCTCGACGCGTCCTCCTCGCGGTCAGCGACGACGTGCCCATCTTCGAAGTGGCCATTCCGTGCGAAGTCTTCGGGCGGCCGCGGCTCGACATCATGAATCCGTGGTACGAGCTGCGCGTCTGCGCGCGCGTTCCGGGGCGCACGCGCACGGGCGCAGGCTTCGTCGCCGGCACCACGTACGGCCTTGGCGAAGTGGCCAAGGCCCGCAAGACCGACACGCTCATCGTCCCGGCCTGCGCCGACGTGCTCGAGTCATCGCCACCCGATCTCGTCGATGCCGTGCGCAAGGCGCACGCACGCGGTGCGCGCATCGTGTCGCTCTGCACCGGCGCGTTCGTTCTGGCCGAGGCGGGGCTGCTCGATGGGCGCCGGGCCACCGTGCACTGGCTCTACGCGGACATTCTCGCCAAGCGCTACCCCAAGGTGAGCGTCGATCCATCGGTCCTCTACGTCGACGACGGCGATGTGCTCACCAGCGCCGGTGTCGCCGCAGGGCTCGATCTCTGCCTGCACTTGGTGCGTTTGGACTTCGGCGCGCGCATCGCGAACGTTCTCGCGCGCCGGCTGGTCATCTCGCCGCATCGGCCGGGCGGGCAAGCGCAGTACCTGCAAACGCCGCTGCCCAAGACCGACGACGAGGGCCTGGCGCCTTTGCTCCACTGGACGCTCCGGCACCTCGATCGGCCGCTCACCATTGCGGATCTGGCCAAGCGGCAGCACCTCACGCCGCGCACCTTGATCCGGCACTTTCGCGCAGCGACAGGCATGCCGCCGCTCAAGTGGCTCCTCGCCCAGCGCGTTCAGAAGGCGTGCTCCCTGCTCGAGTCGACGCGCGAGACCCCCGCGCGCATCGCGGAGTTGTGCGGCCTAGGGGGCGAGGCCAACCTGCGCCATCACTTCGCGCGCATCATGGGCGTGCCCCCCACCGAATACCGCCGCACCTTCGAACGCGCGTCAGCGTGA
- a CDS encoding MFS transporter has translation MNRLQGKPWLVLAVASGANFLTVLDLWVVSIAYPELERAFAPTTLSDVSWILNVYAILLAAFLIPAGRLADGIGRRTCFLAGLVLFGVASLGCALAPALSVLIAARAVKAMAAAMLMPTSLGFVLSAFPSQQRSMAVGIWAAVGAVAASSGPVLGGLLMTLSWRWIFLINVPLVVVAAILGALCLPGGDARVRRRIDGFGAILISLAMGLGCTALVEAREWPPWRTWSALGAGLLLAVGFVVHVRRHPEPIVSPALFGVQRFRSGACGIFAYYVGFSGMLLGSTLLLTDAWHFSVLRAALAIAPGPMTASIVSPFAGRIAGRLGPRNVVFTGALIFAMAAAWPLAMARTSPAYTLVLLPSLLLWGIANGLLQPTLFATADAVPREELASASAVLTMARQLGSAFGVAVLVSVLGTDPGAGLGGLRRAWVVVLFTAVLTAFSQGDRSWIRTFSSSWSSRPTSAPAKSRRSM, from the coding sequence ATGAATCGACTCCAAGGCAAGCCTTGGTTGGTGCTGGCGGTCGCCTCGGGGGCGAACTTCCTCACCGTTCTCGACCTTTGGGTGGTGAGCATCGCCTACCCGGAGCTCGAACGGGCCTTCGCGCCAACCACGCTCTCGGATGTGTCGTGGATCCTGAACGTGTACGCCATCCTGCTGGCGGCATTCCTCATCCCCGCGGGGCGCCTCGCCGATGGCATCGGCCGGCGCACCTGCTTTCTCGCGGGCCTGGTGCTCTTCGGTGTCGCATCGCTGGGGTGTGCGCTCGCGCCTGCGCTCTCCGTGCTCATTGCCGCGCGCGCCGTCAAGGCGATGGCGGCGGCCATGCTCATGCCCACGTCGCTCGGGTTCGTGCTGTCGGCCTTCCCCTCGCAGCAGCGCAGCATGGCCGTGGGCATCTGGGCCGCCGTGGGCGCGGTCGCGGCGAGCAGCGGTCCGGTGCTCGGGGGCTTGCTCATGACCCTGAGCTGGCGCTGGATCTTCCTAATCAACGTCCCGCTCGTCGTCGTGGCGGCCATCCTCGGGGCGCTTTGCTTGCCCGGCGGCGATGCGCGCGTCCGGCGGCGCATCGATGGGTTCGGCGCGATCCTGATCTCCCTCGCGATGGGGCTCGGTTGCACGGCCTTGGTCGAGGCTCGGGAGTGGCCCCCGTGGCGCACGTGGTCTGCGCTGGGTGCGGGGCTCCTTCTCGCGGTGGGCTTCGTGGTGCACGTTCGACGGCACCCCGAGCCCATCGTCTCCCCCGCGCTCTTCGGCGTGCAACGCTTCCGCAGCGGGGCGTGCGGCATCTTCGCATACTACGTGGGCTTCTCCGGGATGCTCCTAGGCTCCACGTTGCTGCTCACCGATGCCTGGCATTTCTCGGTGCTTCGCGCCGCGCTCGCGATTGCACCGGGCCCCATGACCGCAAGCATCGTGTCGCCGTTCGCCGGGCGCATTGCCGGGCGCCTCGGCCCGCGCAACGTCGTCTTCACCGGCGCGCTCATCTTCGCCATGGCCGCCGCGTGGCCGCTGGCCATGGCGCGCACCTCACCGGCGTACACGCTCGTGCTTCTTCCGAGCCTGCTCCTCTGGGGCATCGCCAACGGGCTCCTTCAGCCGACGCTCTTCGCCACCGCCGATGCCGTGCCCCGCGAGGAGCTCGCGTCGGCCTCGGCGGTGTTGACGATGGCGCGGCAGCTCGGGTCGGCCTTCGGCGTGGCCGTTCTCGTCTCGGTGCTGGGCACCGACCCCGGTGCGGGCTTGGGCGGGCTTCGGCGCGCCTGGGTGGTGGTCCTTTTTACAGCGGTACTCACGGCATTCTCACAAGGAGATCGATCATGGATACGCACTTTCTCGAGCTCATGGAGCTCGCGTCCCACCTCCGCGCCCGCGAAGTCTCGTCGCTCGATGTAA
- a CDS encoding amidase, with protein MDTHFLELMELASHLRAREVSSLDVTRAQLERIAALDGALCSYAHVTADMALAQARAADAEIAAGRYRGPLHGVPIAVKDLCWTEGIPTAGGMAIHAGHRPTEDATVVRRLKEGGAVLLGKLQLTEGAYSDHHASIAPPKNPWDAEAWPGMSSSGSGVATAAGLCHGALGSDTGGSIRFPCAANGVTGLKPTWGRVSRYGVMELAASLDHIGPIARSAADAGVMLQAIAGNDPKDPTARREPVPDYLEGASRGVQGLRIGIDEAWTDDVAPETRAMLVGAMEAFGALGADIVRVRFPDVTQAIADWFPLCAVEAAVAHEASYPARKSEYGPVLAQVLEDGRALSGTEYQKILLRRMRFRGLVDATFDALDLLLLPVHPLAPPTLATMRALGEQPDLVRRMLRYTCPFDMTGHPALTLPGGFTAGGMPLAFQLVGRAMDESTLIRAGVAFQGVTTWHRRHPELPASA; from the coding sequence ATGGATACGCACTTTCTCGAGCTCATGGAGCTCGCGTCCCACCTCCGCGCCCGCGAAGTCTCGTCGCTCGATGTAACGCGTGCGCAACTGGAGCGCATCGCCGCGTTGGACGGAGCGCTCTGCAGCTACGCGCACGTGACGGCGGACATGGCGCTGGCCCAGGCCAGGGCGGCCGATGCGGAAATCGCCGCAGGCCGATACCGCGGACCGCTGCACGGGGTGCCCATCGCCGTGAAAGACCTCTGTTGGACCGAGGGCATCCCCACCGCGGGGGGCATGGCCATCCACGCCGGCCACCGTCCCACGGAAGACGCGACCGTGGTGCGGCGTCTCAAAGAGGGCGGCGCCGTGCTCCTGGGCAAGCTGCAGCTCACCGAGGGCGCGTACTCGGATCATCACGCGTCGATCGCGCCGCCGAAGAATCCCTGGGATGCCGAGGCGTGGCCCGGCATGTCCTCCAGCGGCTCGGGCGTGGCCACGGCGGCGGGGCTCTGTCATGGCGCACTCGGCTCCGACACGGGCGGGTCGATCCGCTTTCCGTGCGCCGCCAACGGCGTGACCGGTTTGAAGCCGACATGGGGTCGCGTGAGCCGATACGGCGTGATGGAGCTGGCCGCTTCGCTGGACCACATCGGACCGATCGCCCGCAGCGCCGCCGATGCGGGCGTGATGCTCCAAGCGATCGCGGGCAATGATCCGAAGGATCCCACCGCGCGCCGCGAACCGGTACCGGACTACCTCGAGGGCGCCTCGCGCGGTGTGCAGGGCCTGCGCATCGGCATCGACGAAGCCTGGACCGACGACGTCGCCCCCGAGACGAGGGCCATGCTGGTGGGTGCCATGGAGGCCTTCGGCGCGCTGGGCGCGGACATCGTTCGCGTGCGCTTTCCCGATGTGACGCAAGCCATCGCTGACTGGTTCCCGCTCTGCGCGGTGGAGGCCGCGGTCGCCCACGAGGCCAGTTACCCTGCGCGCAAGAGCGAGTACGGCCCCGTGCTCGCGCAGGTCCTCGAGGACGGCCGCGCGCTGTCCGGCACCGAGTACCAAAAGATTCTGCTGCGCCGGATGCGCTTCCGCGGCCTCGTCGACGCGACCTTCGACGCGCTCGATCTGCTGCTCCTACCCGTGCATCCCCTCGCGCCGCCGACGTTGGCCACGATGCGCGCGCTCGGAGAGCAACCCGACCTCGTGCGGCGCATGCTTCGCTACACGTGCCCGTTCGACATGACCGGGCACCCCGCCTTGACCTTGCCCGGCGGCTTCACCGCGGGTGGGATGCCCCTCGCCTTTCAGCTGGTGGGTCGGGCGATGGACGAGTCGACCCTGATCCGCGCCGGCGTGGCCTTTCAGGGGGTCACGACCTGGCACCGCCGGCATCCGGAGCTGCCAGCGAGCGCATGA
- a CDS encoding FMN-binding negative transcriptional regulator: MPGHFREERTHVLHDTIVRIGFGTLVTYGSDGLVATHLPIHLEPNEGPLGTLYGHIARANTQWKTSAKDIESLLSFTGPHAYISPSFYPSKRENGRKVPTWNYIAVQAYGAIETIEAPAPLLGIVTRLTDKHEAGRPHPWRVDDAPPKYIEGLLRAIVGIRMPIARIEGKWKLGQNLSPADFEGAAAGLEASDTERERELARIMRSLAAPDAGGARS, translated from the coding sequence ATGCCCGGCCATTTTCGCGAGGAGCGCACTCATGTGCTGCACGACACCATCGTGCGCATCGGCTTTGGCACGTTGGTGACGTACGGGTCGGACGGGCTCGTGGCGACGCACCTGCCGATTCACCTCGAGCCGAACGAGGGGCCGCTCGGGACCCTGTACGGTCACATCGCGCGCGCCAATACGCAGTGGAAGACGTCGGCGAAGGACATCGAGTCGCTGCTCTCCTTCACGGGGCCGCACGCCTACATTTCACCGTCGTTTTATCCGAGCAAGCGTGAAAACGGGCGCAAGGTACCAACCTGGAACTACATCGCGGTCCAGGCCTATGGCGCCATCGAGACCATCGAGGCGCCGGCGCCGCTCCTGGGCATCGTTACGCGGCTCACCGACAAGCACGAGGCCGGGCGGCCACACCCCTGGCGCGTCGATGACGCGCCACCGAAGTACATCGAGGGGCTCTTGCGTGCCATCGTGGGCATTCGCATGCCCATCGCGCGCATCGAGGGGAAGTGGAAGCTCGGGCAAAACTTGTCGCCGGCGGACTTCGAGGGGGCGGCGGCGGGGCTCGAGGCTTCCGACACCGAGCGCGAACGCGAGCTCGCCCGGATCATGCGCTCGCTGGCAGCTCCGGATGCCGGCGGTGCCAGGTCGTGA
- a CDS encoding glutamate ABC transporter substrate-binding protein, translating to MKWVMAVALVTVACSKGGTAGGTGDKCVTSGIELTAASGVKVEGSPTFEKIRQAGKVIVGVKADEPNLGYKDADGKRCGFDVEMAQLIAARLGIEPSKIEYREIPTTNRETALKGGEIDYYIGTYSITDKRKNEVGFAGPYFIAGQDLLVRKSESSITGKDSLQGKRVCASTGSTPLQRVRSLKLTDDANITEFKAPSECVSQLLDQKTDAVTTDDAILKGFAAQMPAKMKVVGQPFSQEKYGVGVRKEDVAFRNAVNDILEAAIKDGSWKKIYDGTLGLSGSTAVAPAVERY from the coding sequence ATGAAATGGGTTATGGCCGTTGCACTCGTCACCGTCGCCTGTAGCAAAGGCGGAACCGCCGGCGGAACCGGCGACAAATGCGTCACCTCGGGCATCGAGCTGACCGCAGCGAGCGGCGTCAAGGTGGAGGGCAGCCCCACCTTCGAGAAGATTCGACAGGCGGGCAAAGTCATCGTCGGCGTGAAAGCCGACGAGCCGAACCTCGGCTACAAAGACGCCGACGGAAAGCGCTGCGGCTTCGACGTGGAAATGGCCCAACTCATCGCCGCCCGCCTGGGCATCGAGCCGTCGAAAATCGAATACCGCGAAATCCCCACCACGAACCGCGAGACAGCCCTCAAAGGCGGCGAAATCGATTATTACATCGGCACCTATTCGATTACCGACAAGCGCAAAAACGAAGTCGGCTTCGCCGGGCCGTACTTCATTGCAGGGCAAGATCTCTTGGTCCGAAAGAGCGAGTCGTCCATCACCGGGAAAGATTCCCTCCAGGGCAAGCGGGTATGCGCCTCCACGGGCTCCACCCCGCTGCAGCGCGTGCGGTCCCTCAAGTTGACCGACGATGCGAACATCACCGAGTTCAAGGCCCCCTCCGAGTGCGTATCGCAATTGCTCGATCAGAAAACCGACGCGGTGACCACCGACGACGCCATCCTCAAGGGCTTCGCCGCACAAATGCCCGCCAAGATGAAGGTCGTCGGCCAGCCTTTCAGCCAAGAGAAATACGGCGTCGGCGTCCGCAAGGAAGACGTCGCTTTTCGTAATGCGGTGAACGACATCCTGGAGGCGGCGATCAAGGACGGCAGTTGGAAAAAGATCTACGATGGCACCTTGGGGCTCTCGGGCTCGACGGCCGTGGCGCCTGCGGTGGAGCGGTATTAG